One region of Anticarsia gemmatalis isolate Benzon Research Colony breed Stoneville strain chromosome 2, ilAntGemm2 primary, whole genome shotgun sequence genomic DNA includes:
- the RpL30 gene encoding ribosomal protein L30 codes for MVAAKKQKKTIESINSRLALVMKSGKYCLGYKQTLKTLRQGKAKLVIIAKNAPPLRKSEIEYYALLAKTGVHHYSGNNIELGTACGKYYRVCTLAITDPGDSDIITTLPEAQA; via the exons ATGGTTGCGGCCAAGAAACAG AAAAAGACCATCGAGTCTATCAACTCCCGTCTTGCGCTGGTAATGAAATCCGGCAAGTACTGTCTCGGATACAAGCAGACCCTAAAGACACTTCGTCAAGGCAAAGCTAAGCTGGTCATCATCGCCAAGAATGCTCCTCCTCTAAG gAAATCCGAGATTGAGTATTACGCTCTCCTGGCCAAGACCGGCGTCCACCACTACAGTGGAAACAACATTGAGTTGGGCACAGCTTGTGGTAAATACTACAGGGTATGCACACTCGCGATCACCGACCCTGGAGATTCTGACATCATCACCACACTGCCAGAGGCGCAGGCGTag
- the LOC142982618 gene encoding uncharacterized protein LOC142982618 isoform X1: MDGPPNRGFRGGGRGGPPGGPNLRGRGNFDMRGRGGPGMRGRGGPPRGGMPFRGGPRGFRGGPMRGGGGDRGGRSFPPGPQGPGPHPVPTIESRGAPPQRGGFNNRGGPGIMRGRGGRGRGDFSGRGGDRGGGRGGMPMRGRGGRGGHGGPPGGPPGGGPPGPHPSGGPRPAPPHVVAAAAPIQQQPSGPFKRGGGPPHGGPGGPPKRPRFDGPRGGGGGRPPPPGGYQQAPPSHAPPQANGYGPTHTGYQPYEPPAADPYSQPSYNTPSAYQSNSYSTPAPAQPSSGYNSGSYGSGYGYSTSGQGNYENEGYSGGAGGAGDAGYGGGEPAYGGQPPAYDSYSQPSYNSYQQPQPQYNNNYGSW, encoded by the exons ATGGACGGGCCTCCAAATCGAGGATTTCGTGGCGGTGGACGTGGAGGACCTCCAGGAGGTCCAAATCTTCGTGGACGAGGAAATTTCGACATGCGTGGACG GGGCGGTCCTGGCATGAGAGGTCGAGGAGGGCCTCCGCGCGGTGGAATGCCGTTCCGTGGTGGACCACGGGGTTTCCGCGGTGGTCCTATGAGAGGTGGAGGAGGTGACAGAGGTGGACGTAGTTTCCCGCCAGGACCACAAGGGCCGGGACCGCATCCAGTTCCCACTATTGAGTCACGTGGCGCGCCACCACAAC GTGGTGGATTCAACAATAGAGGGGGCCCTGGTATCATGAGGGGCAGAGGTGGTAGAGGTCGTGGAGACTTCAGTGGACGTGGAGGTGACAGGGGTGGTGGGCGTGGAGGCATGCCTATGAGag GACGTGGTGGGCGCGGAGGTCATGGAGGTCCCCCCGGTGGTCCACCAGGTGGTGGCCCTCCTGGCCCACACCCTTCAGGTGGACCGAGACCGGCGCCGCCACATGTTGTTGCAGCAGCAGCACCCATTCAACAACAGCCCTCTGGACCCTTCAAAAGAGGAGGTGGTCCTCCTCATGGCGGACCTGGAGGACCGCCCAAACGACCAAG GTTTGACGGTCCCCGAGGTGGTGGTGGCGGCAGACCGCCTCCACCGGGCGGTTACCAGCAGGCGCCGCCATCACATGCTCCTCCACAGGCCAATGGCTATGGACCAAC GCACACTGGTTACCAACCATACGAGCCCCCTGCAGCAGACCCCTACTCTCAACCATCTTACAACACACCCAg TGCATATCAAAGCAACAGTTATTCCACGCCAGCACCAGCTCAGCCCAGTTCAGGATACAATTCAGGCAGTTATGGTTCAGGTTATGGATATTCAACCAGCGGCCAGGGTAACTACGAAAATGAAGGGTACAG tGGCGGTGCGGGTGGTGCTGGCGACGCCGGTTACGGTGGTGGTGAACCCGCATATGGTGGGCAGCCGCCCGCCTACGATTCCTACTCGCAGCCTTCATACAATTCGTATCAACAGCCACAGCCGCAGTATAACAACAACTACG GCAGTTGGTGA
- the LOC142982618 gene encoding uncharacterized protein LOC142982618 isoform X2, translated as MDGPPNRGFRGGGRGGPPGGPNLRGRGNFDMRGRGGPGMRGRGGPPRGGMPFRGGPRGFRGGPMRGGGGDRGGRSFPPGPQGPGPHPVPTIESRGAPPQRGGFNNRGGPGIMRGRGGRGRGDFSGRGGDRGGGRGGMPMRGHGGPPGGPPGGGPPGPHPSGGPRPAPPHVVAAAAPIQQQPSGPFKRGGGPPHGGPGGPPKRPRFDGPRGGGGGRPPPPGGYQQAPPSHAPPQANGYGPTHTGYQPYEPPAADPYSQPSYNTPSAYQSNSYSTPAPAQPSSGYNSGSYGSGYGYSTSGQGNYENEGYSGGAGGAGDAGYGGGEPAYGGQPPAYDSYSQPSYNSYQQPQPQYNNNYGSW; from the exons ATGGACGGGCCTCCAAATCGAGGATTTCGTGGCGGTGGACGTGGAGGACCTCCAGGAGGTCCAAATCTTCGTGGACGAGGAAATTTCGACATGCGTGGACG GGGCGGTCCTGGCATGAGAGGTCGAGGAGGGCCTCCGCGCGGTGGAATGCCGTTCCGTGGTGGACCACGGGGTTTCCGCGGTGGTCCTATGAGAGGTGGAGGAGGTGACAGAGGTGGACGTAGTTTCCCGCCAGGACCACAAGGGCCGGGACCGCATCCAGTTCCCACTATTGAGTCACGTGGCGCGCCACCACAAC GTGGTGGATTCAACAATAGAGGGGGCCCTGGTATCATGAGGGGCAGAGGTGGTAGAGGTCGTGGAGACTTCAGTGGACGTGGAGGTGACAGGGGTGGTGGGCGTGGAGGCATGCCTATGAGag GTCATGGAGGTCCCCCCGGTGGTCCACCAGGTGGTGGCCCTCCTGGCCCACACCCTTCAGGTGGACCGAGACCGGCGCCGCCACATGTTGTTGCAGCAGCAGCACCCATTCAACAACAGCCCTCTGGACCCTTCAAAAGAGGAGGTGGTCCTCCTCATGGCGGACCTGGAGGACCGCCCAAACGACCAAG GTTTGACGGTCCCCGAGGTGGTGGTGGCGGCAGACCGCCTCCACCGGGCGGTTACCAGCAGGCGCCGCCATCACATGCTCCTCCACAGGCCAATGGCTATGGACCAAC GCACACTGGTTACCAACCATACGAGCCCCCTGCAGCAGACCCCTACTCTCAACCATCTTACAACACACCCAg TGCATATCAAAGCAACAGTTATTCCACGCCAGCACCAGCTCAGCCCAGTTCAGGATACAATTCAGGCAGTTATGGTTCAGGTTATGGATATTCAACCAGCGGCCAGGGTAACTACGAAAATGAAGGGTACAG tGGCGGTGCGGGTGGTGCTGGCGACGCCGGTTACGGTGGTGGTGAACCCGCATATGGTGGGCAGCCGCCCGCCTACGATTCCTACTCGCAGCCTTCATACAATTCGTATCAACAGCCACAGCCGCAGTATAACAACAACTACG GCAGTTGGTGA